From Halomicrobium salinisoli, the proteins below share one genomic window:
- a CDS encoding TraB/GumN family protein: MTDRVEPADAPPDDGGGSVTVVGTAHVSEDSVEEVERTIEERRPDVVAVELDEGRYRQMKGETPEDLDAGDLLRGNTVFQFLAYWMLSYVQTRLGERFDVTPGADMLAAVETAEGLGIGVALVDRDIQTTVQRFWARLSLREKFTMFLSLFAGLGDPLAVATGLALGFSLVAGTMIEAFAGPILLSPGAWSGGAVPGTGLLGGLGVAVADGALLVGTLTILLAVPLALLIRRYAPEEEAEEIDMSDLTDADVVTAMMEEFRRFSPGGAEALIDERDAYIAHELVSLREAGHEVVAIVGAGHRAGIEEYLAHPERLPPKESLIGKESGGRFSLYKLFGYAITLGFLAFFLLLAMAAATGVPGASSGLLIRVFGAWFLVNGVFAFAFAKVAGGHWTSAGVGGAVAWLTSVNPLLAPGWFAGYVELRYLNVNVGDISTLNEILEDEEAPIADLVARMREVPLFRLMAVVAMTNIASMIASALFAAIVLPSLAADVGGIEGITRLMLQGARNSAELLWGVLT; encoded by the coding sequence ATGACCGACCGCGTCGAGCCGGCCGACGCGCCTCCCGACGACGGTGGGGGGAGCGTCACGGTCGTCGGCACCGCACACGTCTCGGAGGACAGCGTCGAGGAAGTCGAGCGGACCATCGAGGAGCGCCGCCCGGACGTCGTCGCCGTGGAACTCGACGAGGGCCGGTACCGGCAGATGAAGGGGGAGACGCCGGAGGACCTCGACGCGGGCGACCTGCTCCGCGGCAACACGGTCTTTCAGTTCCTGGCCTACTGGATGCTCTCGTACGTCCAGACCAGGCTCGGCGAGCGCTTCGACGTGACGCCGGGCGCCGACATGCTCGCGGCCGTCGAGACCGCCGAGGGGCTGGGCATCGGCGTGGCGCTCGTCGACCGGGACATCCAGACGACGGTCCAGCGGTTCTGGGCGCGGCTGAGCCTCCGGGAGAAGTTCACCATGTTCCTGAGCCTCTTCGCCGGGCTGGGCGACCCGCTGGCCGTCGCGACCGGGCTCGCCCTCGGGTTCTCGCTCGTCGCCGGCACGATGATCGAGGCCTTCGCCGGACCGATCCTGCTCTCGCCGGGCGCGTGGTCGGGCGGAGCCGTCCCCGGCACCGGGTTGCTCGGCGGTCTCGGCGTCGCGGTCGCCGACGGCGCGCTGCTCGTCGGTACGCTGACGATCCTGCTCGCCGTCCCCCTGGCCCTGTTGATCCGCCGCTACGCGCCCGAGGAGGAAGCCGAAGAGATCGACATGTCGGACCTGACGGACGCGGACGTGGTCACGGCGATGATGGAGGAGTTCCGGCGCTTCTCCCCGGGCGGCGCCGAGGCGCTGATCGACGAGCGCGACGCCTACATCGCCCACGAACTCGTGTCGCTGCGTGAGGCCGGCCACGAGGTCGTGGCCATCGTCGGCGCCGGCCACCGCGCGGGGATCGAGGAGTACCTCGCCCACCCCGAGCGGCTCCCGCCCAAGGAGTCGCTGATCGGCAAAGAGTCCGGCGGGCGGTTCTCGCTGTACAAGCTCTTCGGGTACGCCATCACGCTGGGCTTTCTGGCCTTCTTCCTGCTGCTCGCGATGGCTGCCGCGACGGGCGTCCCGGGCGCCTCAAGCGGCCTGCTGATCCGCGTCTTCGGCGCCTGGTTCCTCGTCAACGGCGTCTTCGCGTTCGCGTTCGCGAAGGTCGCCGGGGGCCACTGGACCAGCGCCGGCGTCGGCGGCGCCGTGGCCTGGCTGACCAGCGTCAATCCGCTGCTGGCGCCGGGCTGGTTCGCCGGCTACGTCGAGCTGCGATACCTCAACGTGAACGTCGGCGACATCTCGACGCTCAACGAGATCCTCGAGGACGAGGAGGCCCCGATAGCCGACCTCGTCGCCCGCATGCGCGAGGTGCCGCTGTTCCGACTGATGGCCGTGGTGGCCATGACCAACATCGCGAGCATGATCGCCAGCGCGCTGTTCGCCGCGATCGTGCTGCCGTCGCTGGCCGCCGACGTGGGCGGCATCGAGGGCATCACCCGCCTGATGCTCCAGGGCGCCCGCAACAGCGCGGAGCTGCTCTGGGGGGTCCTGACGTGA
- a CDS encoding PadR family transcriptional regulator, which produces MHDLTGFQRDLLYVIAGLDEPHGLAIKEELEKYYESEVNHGRLYPNLDTLVDKGMVEKGQRDRRTNIYTLTRRGERELNARQDWEEQYVTA; this is translated from the coding sequence ATGCACGACCTGACTGGCTTCCAGCGGGACCTGCTGTACGTCATCGCGGGGCTGGACGAGCCCCACGGGCTGGCGATCAAGGAAGAGCTGGAGAAGTACTACGAGAGCGAAGTGAACCACGGCCGGCTGTACCCGAACCTCGACACGCTCGTCGACAAGGGGATGGTCGAGAAGGGACAGCGGGACCGCCGGACCAACATCTACACCCTGACCCGCCGCGGCGAACGCGAGCTGAACGCCCGACAGGACTGGGAAGAGCAGTACGTCACCGCCTGA
- a CDS encoding acyl-CoA thioesterase codes for MPTVLDTRLENRWMVEPNHANHLGTTHGGNVLKWMDELGALSAMRFAGEQCVTARMDQVNFKRPIPVGDTAVVEAYVYDAGESSVRVRLVAYREDPETGERERTTESHSVYVAVDEDLSPTAVPELTVDSERGRTLREAALSDARADVEL; via the coding sequence ATGCCGACCGTGTTGGACACCCGTCTCGAGAACCGCTGGATGGTCGAGCCCAACCACGCCAACCACCTGGGGACGACCCACGGGGGGAACGTCCTCAAGTGGATGGACGAGCTGGGGGCGCTGTCCGCGATGCGCTTCGCCGGCGAGCAGTGCGTCACGGCGCGGATGGATCAGGTCAACTTCAAACGCCCCATTCCGGTCGGCGACACGGCCGTCGTCGAGGCGTACGTCTACGACGCCGGCGAGTCCAGCGTCCGCGTCCGGCTGGTCGCCTACCGCGAGGACCCCGAGACCGGGGAGCGCGAGCGCACGACGGAGTCTCACTCCGTCTACGTCGCCGTCGACGAGGACCTCTCGCCGACGGCCGTCCCCGAACTGACCGTCGACTCCGAGCGCGGTCGCACGCTCCGGGAGGCCGCTCTCTCGGACGCGCGGGCCGACGTCGAACTCTGA
- a CDS encoding oligosaccharyl transferase, archaeosortase A system-associated, which produces MSQWRGRLEENPELERAVDWLDEYYHLVLGALLLGFMLWNRVRPAENFVVDGEIMFSGNDPWYHYRTTVYTVQNWPATMPFDPWTYFPKGTSSGQFGTLYDQIMATAALVVGLGSPSAETIKTVMLYTPPVFALAVAVVAYFIGKRVGGRAGGVVTVAVVALAADRFLWNGMVGSTDHHIAETLFQALGVLGVMVAVSVAQRDKPVYEQFRDREIDALRETVGWSVLAGFAVVLYLWTWPPGVLLLGILGVYFLLQLTVEFVRGESPEHTAIAGAITMATAGTLILPAFQTLQLTATDFSLLHPLLSYGVAAGCVFMAWLAREFERRDADRFLYPVTVGGILVVGAGLLAVVLPDVFGYLANNVNRVVGMDTQGRTLTVAEAQPLDAQALFPFYGFSAFVAAVGAVLVLGRQVTGRVRSESLLLVVWLAFVTAATFTQQRFGYYMTVPIAAMTGYVVADVFGWIAADVREDGVQTYQAITVIATLLVVFAPMVAVSPATSIQGFDSPGDGIQGWSDGLEWFDQNVPAEGQYGGANNSMDYYGTYDARDDFDYESGQYGVMSWWDYGHWITVQGEAIPNANPFQQGATMAANYLLAPNETQANDVLQQIDEDDAETRYVAVDWQMVGTSRGGKFGAPPQFYNATVDEDETPGPYTRRISYPIGENRNGVFVQHRQAYYETQMVRLYQFHGSAAQPQPVVVDWELTEDQRGRSVRTIPEDGRTIRSFDSMQEARQYVQEDGTAAIGGIGGVPSERVPALEHYRLVGASEQSATQSTQYNLGKLYETYGIYGSAGTTSAQNASQCPTDVTVPSQNGGVICLNEQAEQGLTGTSPQWVKFFERVPGATVEGTGPENATVTARVEMNDPAANDTFVYTQRAQTDDQGNFEMTLPYSTTGYGEYGTEEGYTNVSVRANTSYQFSANTAGENGTPQIWYGTADVTEGQVVGENDTPVTVELNSSTIRQQDASEDGNETIGNTTGTNGTTTESGDGTANETDGTSDGETTATETANSVDVPVAPRR; this is translated from the coding sequence ATGAGTCAATGGCGGGGCCGCCTTGAGGAAAACCCCGAACTCGAGCGGGCCGTCGACTGGCTGGACGAGTACTACCACCTCGTCCTCGGTGCCCTCCTGCTCGGGTTCATGCTGTGGAATCGCGTCCGTCCTGCGGAGAACTTCGTGGTAGACGGGGAGATCATGTTCAGCGGGAACGACCCGTGGTACCACTACCGCACCACCGTCTACACGGTGCAGAACTGGCCAGCGACGATGCCGTTCGACCCCTGGACGTACTTCCCCAAGGGGACGTCCTCCGGTCAGTTCGGGACGCTGTACGACCAGATCATGGCGACGGCGGCGCTGGTCGTCGGTCTCGGATCCCCCTCCGCCGAGACCATCAAGACGGTGATGCTGTACACGCCGCCGGTCTTCGCGCTGGCCGTCGCGGTCGTCGCGTACTTCATCGGGAAGCGCGTCGGCGGCCGCGCCGGGGGCGTGGTGACCGTGGCCGTCGTCGCGCTGGCCGCGGACCGCTTCCTCTGGAACGGCATGGTCGGCTCGACGGACCACCACATCGCCGAGACGCTGTTCCAGGCGCTTGGCGTCCTCGGCGTGATGGTCGCCGTGTCCGTCGCCCAGCGCGACAAGCCCGTCTACGAGCAGTTCCGCGACCGCGAAATCGACGCGCTCCGGGAGACGGTCGGCTGGAGCGTCCTCGCCGGGTTCGCCGTCGTGCTGTACCTCTGGACGTGGCCGCCGGGCGTCCTCCTGCTGGGCATCCTGGGCGTGTACTTCCTGCTCCAGCTCACCGTCGAGTTCGTCCGCGGCGAGAGCCCGGAGCACACCGCCATCGCGGGCGCCATCACGATGGCCACGGCCGGGACGCTGATCCTGCCGGCCTTCCAGACGCTCCAGCTCACCGCGACGGACTTCTCGCTGCTGCACCCGCTGCTGTCCTACGGCGTGGCCGCGGGCTGTGTCTTCATGGCCTGGCTGGCCCGTGAGTTCGAGCGCCGCGACGCCGACCGGTTCCTCTATCCGGTGACGGTCGGCGGCATCCTGGTCGTCGGCGCCGGCCTCCTCGCCGTCGTGCTCCCCGACGTCTTCGGGTACCTCGCGAACAACGTCAATCGCGTCGTCGGGATGGACACCCAGGGCCGGACTCTGACCGTCGCCGAGGCCCAGCCGCTCGACGCGCAGGCGCTGTTCCCCTTCTACGGGTTCAGCGCCTTCGTGGCCGCCGTCGGCGCGGTCCTCGTCCTCGGTCGGCAGGTGACCGGGCGCGTCAGATCCGAGTCGCTGCTGCTGGTGGTCTGGCTGGCCTTCGTCACCGCCGCGACGTTCACCCAGCAGCGGTTCGGGTACTACATGACCGTCCCGATCGCGGCGATGACGGGCTACGTCGTCGCCGACGTCTTCGGCTGGATCGCCGCCGACGTCCGCGAGGACGGCGTCCAGACCTACCAGGCGATCACCGTGATCGCCACGCTGCTCGTCGTGTTCGCCCCGATGGTCGCCGTGTCGCCGGCCACGAGCATCCAGGGCTTCGACAGCCCGGGCGACGGCATCCAGGGCTGGTCCGACGGGCTCGAGTGGTTCGACCAGAACGTGCCCGCCGAGGGCCAGTACGGCGGTGCGAACAACTCGATGGACTACTACGGGACCTACGACGCCCGCGACGACTTCGACTACGAGTCGGGGCAGTACGGCGTCATGTCCTGGTGGGACTACGGCCACTGGATAACGGTCCAGGGCGAGGCGATCCCCAACGCTAACCCGTTCCAGCAGGGCGCGACGATGGCGGCGAACTACCTGCTGGCGCCCAACGAGACGCAGGCCAACGACGTCCTCCAGCAGATCGACGAGGACGACGCGGAGACCCGCTACGTCGCCGTCGACTGGCAGATGGTCGGGACGAGCCGCGGCGGGAAGTTCGGCGCCCCGCCCCAGTTCTACAACGCGACCGTCGACGAGGACGAGACCCCCGGGCCCTACACGCGGCGGATCAGTTACCCGATCGGTGAGAACCGGAACGGCGTCTTCGTCCAGCACCGGCAGGCCTACTACGAGACCCAGATGGTGCGGCTCTACCAGTTCCACGGGAGCGCCGCCCAGCCCCAGCCCGTCGTCGTCGACTGGGAGCTGACCGAGGACCAGCGGGGCCGATCGGTCCGCACGATACCCGAGGACGGACGCACGATCCGCTCGTTCGACAGCATGCAGGAGGCCCGCCAGTACGTCCAGGAGGACGGTACGGCGGCCATCGGCGGCATCGGCGGCGTCCCCAGCGAGCGCGTGCCCGCGCTGGAGCACTACCGTCTGGTCGGTGCGAGCGAGCAGTCGGCCACGCAGAGCACCCAGTACAACCTGGGCAAGCTCTACGAGACGTACGGCATCTACGGATCGGCCGGGACGACGTCGGCCCAGAACGCCTCGCAGTGTCCGACCGACGTCACGGTCCCCTCCCAGAACGGCGGCGTGATCTGCCTCAACGAGCAGGCCGAACAGGGCCTCACAGGTACGTCGCCCCAGTGGGTGAAGTTCTTCGAGCGCGTGCCCGGCGCCACGGTCGAGGGCACCGGCCCCGAGAACGCGACGGTCACCGCGCGCGTCGAGATGAACGACCCCGCGGCAAACGACACGTTCGTCTACACCCAGCGCGCCCAGACCGACGATCAGGGCAACTTCGAGATGACGCTCCCGTACTCGACGACCGGCTACGGCGAGTACGGCACCGAAGAGGGGTACACGAACGTGAGCGTCCGCGCCAACACCAGCTACCAGTTCAGCGCCAACACCGCCGGTGAGAACGGGACGCCGCAGATCTGGTACGGCACGGCGGACGTGACCGAGGGCCAGGTCGTCGGCGAGAACGACACGCCGGTCACCGTCGAGCTGAACAGCAGTACGATCCGACAGCAGGACGCCAGCGAGGACGGCAACGAGACGATCGGTAACACGACCGGGACGAACGGCACGACGACCGAGAGCGGCGACGGCACGGCGAACGAGACCGACGGGACGAGCGACGGCGAGACGACCGCGACTGAGACGGCCAACAGCGTCGACGTCCCCGTGGCGCCCCGGCGGTAG
- the aglG gene encoding glucosyl-dolichyl phosphate glucuronosyltransferase — protein sequence MRVSVVLCTHTMDRYEDFREAAESVLEQTHDDVELVLVSDGNERVCEAIEDDYGDRDDVVVHCNDENVGLLESRNNGAEAATGDVVAFIDDDAIADERWVEELVDIYEVREFPAVGGRMTPAWVAGRPSFLPEEFYWLVGVTHRGFGPRGADQPGEVRNTFGSNISFDRETFLEFGGFEGDIGGRTGDKNLQGGETELCARLREERGRGVYYNPDARVAHKVFDYRTDPRWLLDRAFWQGYSKRGMEVFVPESTGEESAFLGDLLTEFLPRRIFGLLRDPSVAKVLQLLMLVVFTGTVGLGYLYGIYEWG from the coding sequence ATGCGCGTCTCGGTCGTCCTGTGCACGCACACGATGGACCGCTACGAAGACTTCCGCGAGGCGGCCGAGAGCGTCCTCGAGCAGACCCACGACGACGTGGAACTCGTGCTCGTCTCCGACGGCAACGAGCGGGTCTGCGAGGCCATCGAGGACGACTACGGCGACCGGGACGACGTCGTCGTCCACTGCAACGACGAGAACGTCGGGCTCCTCGAGAGCCGCAACAACGGGGCCGAGGCCGCCACCGGCGACGTCGTGGCGTTCATCGACGACGACGCGATCGCCGACGAGCGGTGGGTCGAGGAGCTCGTCGACATTTACGAAGTGCGGGAGTTCCCCGCCGTCGGCGGCCGGATGACGCCCGCCTGGGTCGCCGGGCGGCCGAGCTTCCTCCCCGAGGAGTTCTACTGGCTCGTCGGCGTCACCCACCGCGGGTTCGGCCCTCGCGGTGCGGACCAGCCCGGCGAGGTCCGCAACACCTTCGGCTCGAACATCTCCTTCGACCGCGAGACGTTCCTCGAGTTCGGCGGCTTCGAGGGCGACATCGGCGGGCGCACGGGCGACAAGAACCTCCAGGGCGGCGAGACGGAGCTGTGCGCCCGCCTCCGCGAGGAGCGGGGCCGCGGCGTCTACTACAACCCCGATGCGAGAGTGGCCCACAAGGTCTTCGACTACCGCACGGACCCCCGATGGCTGCTCGACCGGGCCTTCTGGCAGGGCTACTCCAAACGCGGCATGGAGGTGTTCGTCCCCGAGTCCACCGGCGAGGAGTCGGCCTTCCTCGGGGACCTGCTCACCGAGTTCCTCCCCCGGCGGATCTTCGGCCTGCTCCGGGACCCCTCCGTCGCGAAGGTCCTGCAACTGCTCATGCTCGTCGTCTTCACCGGCACCGTCGGACTGGGATACCTCTACGGCATCTACGAGTGGGGGTGA
- a CDS encoding glycosyltransferase: MGGDSPDAADQTGERRESDLPDVCVVTHPLAAAGENATRSLLDVLAAITGVVLVTADLPADSEIREKRELVELTRKGAGYSVPVAAARFLLNQVRMCRVIADRPESVVLFYGATAYLLPILFARVIGKRVLVEPRGDVPLTLRLNWEQRMPPEVARALAGLVRALERAGFAAAHGVVTYTPSMAEQLDLDPAAPDVYPTGARYVRTDEFDVETPYEERDVVVGFLGRLDEEKGIRELAQVASALPEDVTFRFVGDGDLREWLEAELAEEIAAGRVEMAGWVDHEDVPAELNRMSLLVLPSQPTEGLPTTILEALACGTPVYATPVSGVPDVVRDGETGFHIRSRDPDALREGIESILDRDDLAEMSARGRELIEDEYSFEAACRRYREILAAAA, translated from the coding sequence ATGGGCGGAGATAGCCCCGACGCGGCCGATCAGACCGGCGAGCGCCGCGAGAGCGATCTCCCCGACGTCTGCGTCGTCACCCACCCGCTGGCCGCCGCCGGCGAGAACGCGACCCGCAGCCTGCTGGACGTGCTGGCCGCGATCACGGGGGTCGTCCTGGTGACTGCGGACCTCCCCGCCGACTCGGAGATCAGGGAGAAGCGCGAACTCGTCGAACTCACTCGCAAGGGCGCGGGCTACTCGGTGCCCGTCGCCGCCGCCCGCTTCCTGCTGAACCAGGTGCGGATGTGCCGCGTCATCGCCGACCGGCCCGAGTCGGTCGTCCTCTTCTACGGCGCGACCGCCTATCTCCTGCCGATCCTCTTCGCCCGGGTGATCGGCAAGCGCGTGCTCGTCGAGCCCCGCGGCGACGTGCCGCTGACGCTCCGGCTGAACTGGGAGCAGCGGATGCCCCCGGAGGTCGCCCGGGCGCTCGCCGGCCTCGTGCGCGCGCTCGAGCGCGCCGGGTTCGCGGCCGCGCACGGCGTGGTGACGTATACCCCATCGATGGCCGAGCAGCTCGACCTCGACCCAGCCGCGCCGGACGTCTATCCCACCGGCGCGCGCTACGTCCGCACGGACGAGTTCGACGTAGAGACGCCCTACGAGGAGCGCGACGTCGTCGTCGGCTTCCTCGGCCGCCTCGACGAGGAGAAGGGAATCCGGGAGCTGGCACAGGTCGCCAGCGCGCTCCCCGAAGACGTGACCTTCCGGTTCGTCGGCGACGGCGACCTCCGCGAGTGGCTCGAAGCGGAACTCGCCGAGGAGATAGCGGCCGGCCGGGTGGAGATGGCCGGCTGGGTCGACCACGAGGACGTGCCCGCGGAGCTCAACCGAATGTCGCTGCTCGTCCTGCCGTCGCAGCCGACCGAGGGGCTCCCGACGACGATCCTGGAGGCACTCGCCTGCGGGACCCCCGTCTACGCGACGCCGGTCTCCGGCGTGCCCGACGTCGTCCGCGACGGCGAGACGGGCTTTCACATCCGGTCGCGCGACCCCGACGCGCTCCGTGAGGGGATCGAGTCGATCCTCGACCGGGACGACCTCGCGGAGATGAGCGCGCGGGGCCGCGAACTGATCGAGGACGAGTACAGCTTCGAGGCGGCCTGTCGGCGGTACCGCGAGATCCTCGCCGCCGCGGCGTGA
- a CDS encoding HEWD family protein, with protein MTDVVPPGERICERCGRHDEWDDTRGAWTVVAEDGERQSGDPFCLHEWDINGNYSPIAE; from the coding sequence ATGACAGACGTCGTTCCCCCCGGAGAGCGCATCTGTGAACGGTGTGGCCGCCACGACGAGTGGGACGATACCCGCGGCGCGTGGACCGTCGTCGCCGAGGACGGCGAGCGCCAGTCGGGCGATCCCTTCTGTCTCCACGAGTGGGACATCAACGGCAACTACAGTCCGATCGCCGAGTGA
- a CDS encoding DUF555 domain-containing protein: protein MNYLVAMEAAWLVRDVEDIDDAIGVAVSEAGKRLNESEMDYVEVEVGATGCPACGEPFDSAFIAADTALVGLVLEMKVFNAESIEHAQRIAKSEIGSALRDVPLKVVDTVEFEGEEVDGEAEA from the coding sequence ATGAACTACCTCGTGGCGATGGAAGCAGCCTGGCTGGTGCGGGACGTCGAAGACATCGACGACGCGATCGGCGTCGCGGTGAGCGAAGCGGGCAAGCGGCTCAACGAGTCCGAGATGGACTACGTCGAGGTCGAGGTCGGCGCCACCGGGTGCCCCGCCTGCGGCGAGCCCTTCGACTCCGCGTTCATCGCCGCCGACACCGCCCTCGTCGGCCTCGTCCTGGAGATGAAGGTGTTCAACGCCGAGTCGATCGAACACGCCCAGCGCATCGCCAAGAGCGAGATCGGCAGCGCCCTCCGGGACGTCCCGCTGAAGGTCGTCGACACCGTCGAGTTCGAGGGCGAGGAGGTCGACGGCGAGGCCGAGGCCTGA
- a CDS encoding CBS domain-containing protein codes for MDLPTPEDLRERRTELGLTQSELAERADVSQPLIARIEGGDVDPRLSTLRRIVEALEEAEGGILRARDLMNSPVVSVAPDDSVSQTKALMDEKGYSQVPVVRDGTPQGLIGNSDIRQRTEENVGELPVADVMNESIAIVEPDATIDEIDAYLNHNAAVLVVENGETAGIITEADIAAHVS; via the coding sequence ATGGACCTCCCGACGCCCGAGGACCTGCGGGAGCGCCGGACCGAACTGGGGCTCACGCAGAGCGAACTCGCCGAGCGGGCCGACGTCTCACAGCCGCTGATCGCCCGCATCGAGGGCGGCGACGTCGACCCCCGGCTGTCGACGCTGCGGCGCATCGTCGAGGCCCTGGAGGAGGCCGAGGGCGGCATCCTCCGGGCGCGCGACCTCATGAACTCGCCCGTCGTCAGCGTCGCGCCCGACGATTCGGTCAGCCAGACGAAGGCGCTCATGGACGAGAAGGGCTACTCGCAGGTGCCGGTCGTCCGCGACGGCACGCCCCAGGGGCTGATCGGCAACTCCGACATCCGCCAGCGCACCGAGGAGAACGTCGGCGAACTGCCCGTGGCCGACGTGATGAACGAGTCGATCGCCATCGTCGAACCGGACGCGACGATCGACGAGATCGACGCCTACCTCAACCACAACGCCGCCGTGCTCGTCGTCGAGAACGGCGAGACGGCCGGCATCATCACCGAGGCCGACATCGCCGCGCACGTCAGCTGA
- the purM gene encoding phosphoribosylformylglycinamidine cyclo-ligase: MTDEDDDGLTYAEAGVDIDASEAATAALIGAAGEFEGDYAGLVDIGDQYLALATDGVGTKLLVAEAVDDYSTVGIDCIAMNANDLIATGVEPVAFVDYLAVEEPSEETSEQIGEGLREGAERAGVALVGGETAVMPDVIKGLDIAGTCAGLAPKDGVFPGEAEPGDAVVGWPSSGIHSNGLTLAREAVTRDHEYTDPFPHGEDRTIAEELLTPTRIYSDVLGPLRENETHAAAHVTGGGWTNLTRMGAHRYEIEDPFDAQPVFEFVREEGDVDDEEMHRTFNMGTGFVAALPESDAEAVAEATDGRVIGRVEEGEECVAVRGLELQ, from the coding sequence ATGACCGACGAGGACGACGACGGACTGACCTACGCCGAGGCGGGCGTCGACATCGACGCCAGCGAGGCCGCGACCGCCGCGCTGATCGGCGCCGCAGGCGAGTTCGAGGGCGACTACGCGGGCCTGGTCGACATCGGCGACCAGTACCTCGCGCTGGCGACGGACGGCGTCGGGACGAAGCTGCTGGTCGCGGAGGCCGTCGACGACTACTCCACGGTCGGCATCGACTGCATCGCGATGAACGCCAACGACCTGATCGCGACCGGCGTCGAGCCCGTCGCCTTCGTCGACTACCTCGCAGTCGAGGAACCCAGCGAGGAGACCAGCGAGCAGATCGGCGAGGGCCTCCGCGAGGGCGCGGAGCGCGCCGGCGTCGCCCTGGTCGGCGGCGAGACGGCCGTCATGCCCGACGTGATCAAGGGCCTGGACATCGCCGGGACCTGCGCCGGCCTCGCGCCGAAGGACGGCGTCTTCCCCGGCGAGGCCGAGCCCGGCGACGCCGTCGTCGGGTGGCCCTCCTCCGGCATCCACTCCAACGGGCTCACGCTCGCCCGGGAGGCAGTCACGCGCGACCACGAGTACACTGACCCGTTCCCCCACGGCGAAGATCGGACCATCGCGGAGGAACTGCTGACGCCGACGCGCATCTACAGCGACGTCCTCGGACCGCTCCGGGAGAACGAAACCCACGCCGCCGCCCACGTCACCGGCGGCGGCTGGACGAACCTCACGCGGATGGGCGCCCACCGCTACGAGATCGAGGACCCCTTCGACGCCCAGCCGGTCTTCGAGTTCGTTCGGGAGGAAGGCGACGTCGACGACGAGGAGATGCACCGGACGTTCAACATGGGTACCGGGTTCGTCGCGGCGCTGCCCGAGTCCGACGCGGAGGCGGTCGCGGAGGCCACCGACGGTCGCGTGATCGGCCGCGTCGAAGAAGGCGAGGAGTGCGTCGCGGTTCGCGGTCTCGAGTTACAGTAA
- a CDS encoding metalloprotease, producing MNVQFSDRELRDLGIAWLALGFAFAVFIDRSLVRALSGSPGALDLASIGETFLLSLLTAGVGFLLHELAHKVVAIRFGQVAEFRADYNMLFLAVVGGLAGFLFAAPGAVYHRGRITARENGLISVAGPVTNLVLAAVFLGVLVAGASSGVDLLGRVGNLGLWLNLLLAGFNMIPFGPLDGKKVLAWNKVVYAAVAVPSIGLALLVIFGL from the coding sequence GTGAACGTGCAGTTCAGCGATCGGGAGCTCCGGGACCTCGGGATCGCGTGGCTCGCGCTTGGGTTCGCGTTCGCCGTCTTCATCGACCGGAGCCTGGTCCGCGCCCTGTCGGGGTCGCCGGGAGCCCTCGACCTCGCAAGCATCGGCGAGACGTTCCTGCTGAGCCTCCTGACGGCCGGCGTGGGCTTTCTCCTGCACGAGCTGGCCCACAAGGTCGTAGCGATCAGGTTCGGCCAGGTCGCCGAGTTCCGCGCGGACTACAACATGCTGTTCCTGGCCGTCGTCGGCGGACTGGCCGGCTTCCTGTTCGCCGCGCCCGGCGCCGTCTACCACCGCGGCCGGATCACCGCCAGGGAGAACGGCCTCATCTCCGTGGCAGGTCCGGTGACGAACCTCGTCCTCGCGGCCGTCTTCCTCGGCGTGCTCGTGGCCGGCGCGTCCTCCGGCGTCGACCTCCTCGGGCGGGTCGGCAACCTCGGCCTGTGGCTCAACCTCCTGCTGGCCGGGTTCAACATGATTCCCTTCGGCCCGCTCGACGGGAAGAAGGTCCTCGCCTGGAACAAGGTCGTCTACGCCGCGGTCGCGGTCCCCTCCATCGGGCTCGCCCTGCTGGTCATCTTCGGGCTCTGA